In Monodelphis domestica isolate mMonDom1 chromosome 4, mMonDom1.pri, whole genome shotgun sequence, one DNA window encodes the following:
- the IGFL2 gene encoding insulin growth factor-like family member 2, translated as MASGSYILGAVIPIFFMALLSSSASPVTPTDSKVIVCKSWFLCGAVAYNPEENQCCEGNRVQPLSLRCGPELTFDPCSQRCCGIERFIVAKKEADCAEYEL; from the exons ATGGCTTCAGGAAGCTACATTCTAG GAGCCGTCATCCCCATCTTCTTCATGGCTCTCCTGTCCTCCTCAGCTTCTCCAG TGACACCCACAGACTCCAAGGTGATCGTGTGCAAGTCCTGGTTCCTGTGTGGGGCCGTGGCCTACAACCCTGAGGAGAATCAGTGCTGTGAGGGCAACAGGGTCCAGCCCTTGTCCCTGCGCTGTGGGCCTGAGCTCACCTTTGATCCCTGCTCCCAGCGTTGCTGTGGGATTGAACGGTTCATTGTGGCTAAGAAGGAGGCTGACTGTGCAGAGTATGAGCTTTGA